A single window of Arcobacter venerupis DNA harbors:
- a CDS encoding 16S rRNA (uracil(1498)-N(3))-methyltransferase, with product MQFTYDEFCGKEILEIKDDVYNYLIKARRHKIDDEIYFRNLKDNNIYLYKISSIDKKKANLNLILSEEKILINEKKLHLGWCVVDPKTVEKYITSLNEMGVDKITFIYADYSQKNFKINIEKLEKILINSSSQCGRSDIIKLEISKGLENFIKENEDVYFLDFSTVCIDNKKDEIKTLVIGCEGGFSKNERGKFNSENIVGFNSNLILRSETAIISASSKILL from the coding sequence ATGCAGTTTACTTATGATGAATTTTGTGGAAAAGAAATATTAGAAATTAAAGATGATGTTTATAATTATTTGATAAAAGCAAGACGACATAAAATTGATGATGAGATATATTTTAGAAATTTAAAAGATAATAATATTTATTTATATAAAATTAGCTCTATTGACAAAAAAAAAGCAAACTTGAATTTAATTTTAAGTGAAGAGAAAATTTTAATTAATGAAAAAAAATTACATCTTGGTTGGTGTGTTGTAGATCCAAAAACAGTTGAAAAGTATATAACTTCACTAAATGAAATGGGAGTTGATAAAATCACATTTATTTATGCTGATTATTCACAAAAAAACTTCAAAATAAATATCGAAAAACTAGAAAAGATTTTAATTAATTCTTCATCTCAATGTGGAAGATCTGATATTATTAAACTTGAAATTTCTAAAGGTTTAGAAAATTTTATAAAAGAGAATGAAGATGTTTATTTTTTAGATTTCTCAACAGTTTGTATTGATAATAAAAAAGATGAAATTAAAACTTTAGTTATTGGATGTGAGGGTGGTTTTTCAAAAAATGAAAGAGGAAAATTTAATAGTGAAAATATTGTAGGATTTAATTCTAATTTAATACTTCGTTCTGAAACAGCAATAATATCTGCTAGCTCAAAAATTCTTTTATAA
- a CDS encoding 7-carboxy-7-deazaguanine synthase QueE, giving the protein MLEINEIFGPTIQGEGKLVGTPSIFIRFGKCNFKCEGFQVEYETPSGIKKCACDSYYAVDTEFKDTWTKYKSYEEIVSEVNELLSKYPNNYKIDIVITGGEPLLYWNKIEFQKLIKHYINDGHKVTIETNASLNLNFEFDYQKEILFSMSVKLSNSLEPLKKRINKETLTKILTNTKKSYLKFVIGKDFLQDANKEIHAILEDIPKCEVYLMPLGDTADEINKNCEDVINMAIENGFRYCDRLHIRVWNNKRGV; this is encoded by the coding sequence ATGCTTGAGATAAATGAAATCTTTGGACCAACAATTCAAGGTGAAGGAAAACTTGTAGGAACTCCTTCAATTTTTATTAGATTTGGAAAATGTAATTTCAAGTGTGAAGGATTTCAAGTTGAGTATGAAACTCCAAGTGGAATAAAAAAATGTGCTTGTGATTCATATTACGCTGTTGATACAGAGTTTAAAGATACTTGGACAAAATATAAATCTTATGAAGAGATTGTAAGTGAAGTAAATGAATTATTATCAAAATATCCAAACAATTATAAAATCGATATTGTAATAACTGGTGGAGAACCTTTATTATATTGGAATAAAATTGAGTTTCAAAAACTAATAAAACATTACATAAATGATGGTCATAAAGTTACAATTGAAACAAATGCTTCACTAAACTTAAACTTTGAATTTGACTATCAAAAAGAGATTTTATTTTCAATGAGTGTAAAATTAAGTAATTCATTAGAGCCTTTAAAAAAGCGAATAAATAAAGAAACTCTTACAAAAATATTAACAAATACAAAAAAATCATATTTGAAATTTGTTATTGGAAAAGATTTTTTACAAGATGCAAATAAAGAAATTCATGCAATTTTAGAAGATATTCCAAAGTGTGAAGTATATTTAATGCCACTTGGTGATACAGCAGATGAGATAAATAAAAATTGTGAAGATGTGATAAATATGGCAATAGAAAATGGTTTTAGATATTGTGATAGATTACATATTAGAGTGTGGAATAATAAAAGAGGCGTTTAA
- the queC gene encoding 7-cyano-7-deazaguanine synthase QueC, with protein sequence MNNKTKKAICILSGGMDSTLASYIAKNDGYEIIAVHFNYGQRTQDRELKAFRDICEDLKILEKYEIDIPFFTQIGASALTDKNIDVPTGGVETGVPITYVPFRNGIFLSITAAIAEKEGATAMYIGVVQEDSSGYPDCTDLFISDMKRAINQGTKEDTHIDIKTPLVHLSKAQIVLEAKKLNVPLEHTWSCYKEEEEACGVCDSCRLRLNGFKIANQIDPIAYKAL encoded by the coding sequence ATGAATAACAAAACTAAAAAAGCAATATGCATTTTAAGTGGAGGAATGGATTCAACATTAGCTTCATACATAGCAAAAAATGATGGATATGAAATAATTGCAGTTCATTTTAATTATGGACAAAGAACACAAGACAGAGAACTAAAAGCATTTAGAGATATTTGTGAAGATTTAAAGATTTTAGAAAAATATGAAATAGATATTCCATTTTTTACACAAATTGGAGCGAGTGCTTTAACAGATAAAAATATTGATGTACCAACAGGTGGAGTTGAAACTGGTGTTCCTATAACTTATGTTCCATTTAGAAATGGGATATTTTTATCAATAACGGCAGCAATTGCAGAAAAAGAAGGTGCAACTGCCATGTATATTGGAGTTGTTCAAGAAGATAGTTCAGGTTACCCAGATTGTACTGATTTATTTATATCAGACATGAAAAGAGCTATAAATCAAGGAACAAAAGAAGATACTCATATTGATATAAAAACTCCTTTAGTTCATCTTTCAAAAGCACAAATTGTTTTAGAAGCAAAAAAACTAAATGTTCCACTTGAACATACTTGGTCTTGTTATAAAGAAGAGGAAGAAGCATGCGGAGTTTGTGATTCTTGTAGATTAAGATTAAATGGATTTAAAATAGCAAATCAAATTGATCCAATTGCTTACAAGGCTTTATAA
- a CDS encoding histidine triad nucleotide-binding protein, translating into MCIFCKIVKGEIPNQTILEDENFLAFNDINPTRKIHVLIIPKEHYDSFDVVPSNIMADMTTFIQKVAAKLDIKQSGYRLITNIGDHGGQEVHHLHFHLIGGEPVGRLVR; encoded by the coding sequence ATGTGTATATTCTGTAAGATTGTAAAAGGTGAGATACCAAATCAAACTATTTTAGAAGATGAAAATTTTTTAGCATTTAACGATATTAATCCTACTAGAAAAATTCATGTTTTAATTATTCCAAAAGAACATTATGACTCTTTTGATGTAGTACCTTCAAATATTATGGCTGATATGACTACTTTTATTCAAAAAGTTGCAGCTAAATTAGATATAAAACAAAGTGGCTATAGATTGATTACAAATATTGGAGATCATGGTGGACAAGAGGTTCATCATTTACATTTTCACTTAATTGGTGGGGAACCAGTTGGTAGATTAGTTAGATAA
- the acpP gene encoding acyl carrier protein, translated as MALLDDVKEVVIEQLDCDPAEVKEDSKFIEDLGADSLDVVELVMALEEKFDIEIPDEDAEKILTVADAINYIENNA; from the coding sequence ATGGCATTATTAGATGATGTAAAAGAAGTTGTTATTGAGCAATTAGATTGCGATCCAGCAGAAGTAAAAGAAGATTCAAAATTTATTGAAGATTTAGGTGCTGACTCTTTAGATGTTGTTGAATTAGTTATGGCATTAGAAGAAAAATTTGACATCGAAATCCCTGATGAAGATGCTGAAAAAATCTTAACTGTTGCTGACGCTATAAATTACATCGAAAATAACGCGTAA
- a CDS encoding c-type cytochrome — MRELKILAVVVALTLITYWGVEPFAHSQMHPHVEAANYKFDKADEETSKDAVKKAEEALVKAEKSTNKKDIDAAKADIASLKEFEKTSNEFWASNKEAENLVGNVANGETLVTSNCTACHSIEAKGFPAVMDNASSAAAYGVVPPDLGTVGKLYTKEYLVAFIKNPPMASKVSHKFVDGKVHPMPNFDWLQPQEIADSVAYLKDIAPKEMTNKEVFINACQRCHSIKYADMKNGTMAAFTPSDDIKKYMGKVPPDLSQMIRSRGHEYLETFINDPQKHLPGTAMPRVGLTEEAQAQVISYLEEVGDSKKAQREELGPKFLIYLVIFAIFGFLWKASKWRDVH; from the coding sequence ATGAGAGAATTAAAAATACTAGCAGTAGTAGTAGCTTTAACGTTAATTACATACTGGGGAGTTGAACCATTCGCACACTCTCAAATGCATCCACATGTTGAAGCAGCAAATTATAAATTTGATAAAGCGGATGAAGAAACATCTAAAGACGCAGTTAAAAAAGCTGAAGAAGCTTTAGTAAAAGCTGAAAAATCAACTAACAAAAAAGATATTGATGCAGCAAAAGCTGATATTGCATCATTAAAAGAATTTGAAAAAACAAGTAATGAATTTTGGGCTTCAAATAAAGAAGCAGAAAATTTAGTTGGTAATGTTGCAAATGGTGAAACATTAGTTACTAGTAACTGTACTGCTTGTCACTCAATTGAAGCAAAAGGTTTCCCAGCAGTTATGGATAATGCAAGTTCAGCAGCTGCTTATGGTGTAGTTCCACCTGATTTAGGAACAGTTGGTAAATTATATACTAAAGAATATTTAGTTGCATTTATTAAAAACCCACCTATGGCATCAAAAGTTTCTCATAAATTTGTTGATGGTAAAGTGCATCCAATGCCAAACTTTGATTGGTTACAACCTCAAGAAATTGCTGATTCTGTTGCTTATTTAAAAGATATCGCACCAAAAGAGATGACTAATAAAGAAGTATTTATTAATGCTTGTCAAAGATGTCACTCAATTAAATACGCAGATATGAAAAATGGTACAATGGCAGCATTTACACCATCTGATGATATCAAAAAATACATGGGAAAAGTACCACCTGATTTATCTCAAATGATTAGATCAAGAGGTCATGAATATTTAGAAACATTCATTAATGATCCACAAAAACACCTTCCTGGTACAGCAATGCCTAGAGTTGGATTAACAGAAGAAGCTCAAGCTCAAGTTATTTCATATTTAGAAGAAGTTGGTGATTCTAAAAAAGCACAAAGAGAAGAACTAGGACCTAAATTCTTAATCTATCTAGTGATTTTTGCGATTTTTGGTTTCTTATGGAAAGCAAGTAAATGGAGAGATGTTCACTAG
- a CDS encoding molybdopterin molybdotransferase MoeA has translation MAINVQTAVDIISNLTLSLNFEIIPIENATSRICAQDVFATSFLPKFNNSAMDGYAIIYEDKNSELEIIDIIFAGDNNDKLLEKNSCIKIMTGAKIPENSTAIIPKEDIEELNDNKIKILKNVKEFQHIRYIGEDIKQNELLINIGDEINFSKIALLASQGISHIKVYKKPKVTIFTSGEELKLHYEKIESFQIYNSNTPTFISRTQELGCDVTFIGQAKDTIEAIKELVNNSLDADLIITSGGVSVGDADFTKEAFYELGFETLFDGINVKPGKPTVFGKIKDTYILNLPGNPLASALIFEMFGKILIQKFLGSKNIHQNFILGKIKDTFCTKKGKTTIIPGFFDGEFFEVSQKRSPGMVSILSSCNSMIIIDDEVETLKKDNLIKILPINWKFFSDIKKDFLTHE, from the coding sequence ATGGCTATTAATGTACAAACTGCTGTAGATATTATTTCAAATTTAACACTAAGTCTTAATTTTGAAATTATCCCAATAGAAAATGCTACAAGTAGAATATGTGCTCAAGATGTTTTTGCCACAAGTTTTTTACCAAAATTTAATAATTCAGCAATGGATGGTTATGCAATAATTTATGAAGATAAAAATAGTGAATTAGAAATAATTGATATTATTTTTGCAGGTGATAATAACGATAAATTATTAGAAAAAAATTCTTGCATAAAAATCATGACTGGTGCAAAAATTCCAGAAAATTCAACAGCTATAATTCCAAAAGAAGATATAGAAGAACTTAATGATAATAAAATAAAAATTTTAAAAAATGTTAAAGAATTTCAACATATAAGATATATTGGTGAAGATATAAAACAAAATGAACTTTTAATAAATATTGGTGATGAAATAAATTTCTCAAAAATTGCCCTACTTGCAAGTCAAGGAATATCTCATATAAAAGTTTATAAAAAACCAAAAGTTACTATTTTTACAAGTGGTGAAGAGTTAAAACTTCATTATGAAAAAATTGAATCTTTTCAAATTTATAATTCAAACACTCCAACATTTATTTCAAGAACTCAAGAATTAGGTTGTGATGTAACATTTATAGGCCAAGCAAAAGATACTATTGAAGCTATTAAAGAGTTAGTTAATAACTCATTAGATGCCGATTTAATAATTACTTCAGGTGGTGTTTCTGTTGGGGATGCTGATTTTACAAAAGAGGCATTTTATGAATTAGGATTTGAAACACTTTTTGATGGAATAAATGTAAAACCAGGAAAACCAACGGTTTTTGGAAAAATTAAAGATACATATATTTTGAATCTTCCTGGTAATCCTTTAGCATCTGCGCTTATATTTGAAATGTTTGGAAAAATATTAATTCAAAAATTTCTAGGTTCAAAAAATATTCATCAAAATTTTATACTTGGAAAAATCAAAGATACCTTTTGCACAAAAAAAGGTAAGACTACAATAATTCCAGGTTTTTTTGATGGAGAATTTTTTGAAGTTTCGCAAAAAAGGTCACCAGGAATGGTATCAATTTTAAGCTCATGTAATTCAATGATTATTATTGATGATGAAGTTGAAACTTTAAAAAAAGATAATTTAATAAAAATATTACCAATAAATTGGAAATTCTTTAGCGATATAAAAAAGGACTTTTTAACACATGAATAA
- a CDS encoding 6-carboxytetrahydropterin synthase, whose protein sequence is MHWKISKEFEFCYGHRVWSQTLDAEFSLDSCLKCRHLHGHQGKILVYLEAHELKDGMVTDFKHLNWFKQFIDDVLDHKFILDLNDPLFSTLLPKIEKSELIKFDENFYLVDLTKFKDEENHIKELYEGYVIVDFVPTSENLSAWFLKIVQKKMDKLNIKVSHVEFLETPKSKSTFYA, encoded by the coding sequence ATGCATTGGAAAATATCAAAAGAGTTTGAATTTTGTTATGGACATAGAGTTTGGTCACAAACTTTAGATGCCGAATTTTCATTGGATTCATGTTTAAAATGCAGACATTTACATGGACACCAAGGGAAAATTTTAGTTTATTTAGAAGCTCATGAATTAAAAGATGGAATGGTTACAGACTTTAAACATCTAAATTGGTTTAAACAATTTATTGATGATGTATTAGATCATAAATTTATTTTAGATTTAAATGATCCTTTATTTTCAACACTACTTCCAAAAATAGAAAAATCAGAATTAATAAAATTTGATGAAAACTTCTATTTAGTAGATTTAACAAAATTTAAAGATGAAGAAAATCACATTAAAGAGCTTTATGAGGGTTATGTAATTGTAGATTTTGTACCAACAAGTGAGAATCTTTCAGCTTGGTTTTTAAAAATTGTTCAAAAAAAGATGGATAAATTAAATATAAAAGTTTCCCATGTGGAATTTTTAGAAACACCGAAAAGTAAAAGTACCTTTTATGCTTGA
- the pheS gene encoding phenylalanine--tRNA ligase subunit alpha, which produces MTQWIEKITNAASLEELENLRIDTLGKKGILTLEFAKMKSVPNEEKKAFAENLNKQKELVTNALESKKVILEKEALNKKLENEKIDVTRFNNELTCGATHPVVETMDRIITYFQNLNFAVEEGPLVEDDFHNFEALNLPKYHPARDMQDTFYNKDYTLLRTHTSPVQIRTMLSQKTPIRMIAPGTVFRRDFDITHTPMFHQIEALVVDEADKVSFANLKHVLVEFLHHMFGDVEVRFRPSFFPFTEPSAEVDISCVFCKGEGCRVCSQTGWLEVLGCGVVDQNVFKAVGYENKSGYAFGLGVERFAMLIHNIGDLRSLFESDTRLLGQFK; this is translated from the coding sequence GTGACACAGTGGATTGAAAAAATAACCAATGCAGCTTCACTTGAAGAATTAGAAAATCTTAGAATTGATACTTTAGGTAAAAAAGGTATTTTAACTTTAGAATTTGCTAAAATGAAAAGTGTTCCAAATGAAGAAAAAAAAGCATTTGCAGAAAATTTAAATAAACAAAAAGAATTAGTTACTAATGCTTTAGAATCAAAAAAAGTAATTTTAGAAAAAGAGGCTTTAAATAAGAAGCTAGAAAATGAAAAAATTGATGTAACAAGATTTAACAATGAACTAACTTGTGGAGCTACTCATCCAGTGGTTGAAACAATGGATAGAATAATTACATATTTTCAAAATTTAAATTTTGCTGTTGAAGAGGGTCCTTTAGTAGAAGACGATTTTCATAACTTTGAAGCACTAAATCTTCCTAAATATCATCCAGCTCGTGATATGCAAGATACATTTTATAATAAAGATTATACATTACTAAGAACTCACACATCTCCTGTTCAAATTAGAACTATGCTTAGTCAAAAAACTCCAATTAGAATGATAGCACCAGGAACAGTATTTAGAAGAGATTTTGATATTACTCACACTCCTATGTTTCATCAAATTGAAGCATTAGTTGTTGATGAAGCAGATAAAGTTTCATTTGCAAATTTAAAACATGTTTTAGTTGAATTTTTACACCATATGTTTGGTGATGTTGAAGTAAGATTTAGACCTTCATTTTTCCCATTCACAGAACCATCAGCCGAAGTTGACATATCATGTGTATTTTGCAAAGGTGAGGGATGTAGAGTTTGTTCACAAACAGGATGGCTTGAAGTTTTAGGTTGTGGTGTTGTAGATCAAAATGTATTTAAAGCAGTTGGCTATGAAAATAAATCTGGATATGCTTTTGGATTAGGTGTTGAGCGATTTGCAATGCTAATTCATAATATTGGAGATTTAAGATCACTATTTGAAAGTGATACAAGACTATTAGGACAATTCAAATGA
- the fabG gene encoding 3-oxoacyl-ACP reductase FabG produces MKFTGSNVLVTGASRGIGAQIAKTLAGFGLKVWINYRSGAEAAEAIKEEIEKAGGIAAIIKADVTNEDEFANAVKTIVDADGELSYLVNNAGITKDKLALRMSVADFNDVISANLTSGFIGCKEALKVMSKKRFGSVVNISSIVGEMGNAGQTNYSASKGGLNAMTKSFAKEAASRGIRYNAVTPGFIQTDMTHELKDEVKAEYEKNIPLSRFGQPSEIADAVAFLLSDHASYITGEILKVNGGLYV; encoded by the coding sequence ATGAAATTTACAGGTTCTAATGTATTAGTTACAGGTGCAAGTAGAGGAATTGGTGCACAAATTGCAAAAACTCTTGCAGGTTTTGGACTAAAAGTTTGGATAAATTATAGAAGTGGCGCTGAAGCTGCTGAAGCTATAAAAGAAGAGATTGAAAAAGCAGGAGGAATTGCTGCAATTATAAAAGCTGATGTAACAAATGAAGATGAATTTGCAAATGCAGTTAAAACAATAGTTGATGCTGATGGTGAATTATCTTATTTAGTTAATAATGCTGGAATTACAAAAGATAAATTAGCTTTAAGAATGAGTGTTGCAGATTTTAATGATGTAATTAGTGCAAACTTAACATCTGGATTTATAGGTTGTAAAGAAGCTTTAAAAGTAATGAGTAAAAAAAGATTTGGTTCAGTTGTTAATATCTCTTCAATTGTTGGAGAAATGGGAAATGCTGGTCAAACTAACTATTCAGCTTCAAAAGGTGGCTTAAATGCAATGACAAAATCATTTGCAAAAGAAGCAGCTTCAAGAGGAATTAGATATAACGCAGTTACACCTGGATTTATTCAAACAGATATGACACATGAATTAAAAGATGAAGTAAAAGCTGAATATGAGAAAAATATTCCTCTTTCAAGATTCGGTCAACCCTCAGAAATAGCTGATGCAGTAGCATTTTTATTAAGTGATCATGCTTCATATATTACAGGTGAAATATTAAAAGTTAACGGTGGATTATACGTTTAA
- a CDS encoding beta-ketoacyl-ACP synthase II yields MRRVVVTGIGTINSTGHNVKDSFKAVVDGVCGIDTITLFDASEFSVKIAGEVKDFDPTTVMDKKEVKKADRFIQLGIKAALEAMIDSGYVTQENKKVDASIADRFGMISGSGIGGLSTIERNSVVCETKGSRKVSPFFIPSSLANMLSGFISIEHNLRGPSLAHVTACAASTHALNDAVKTIMIGGADRVLVVGAESAICGAGVAGFAAMKALSTRNDEPKKSSRPFDIDRDGFVMGEGAGALVVEDLEIALARGAKIYAEIIGFGESGDANHITSPVMDGPLRAMKAAFEMAKSITGEYPKIDYINAHGTSTPVGDKNETAAIKALFDGKDIPLVSSTKGQIGHCLGAAGAIEAIFTIKALEEGIIPPTINIDNQDPECDLDYVANVARKANLTTVMSNNFGFGGTNGSVIFRKYEK; encoded by the coding sequence ATGAGAAGAGTTGTTGTAACGGGTATTGGTACTATTAATTCTACAGGACATAATGTAAAAGATTCTTTCAAAGCTGTTGTAGATGGTGTTTGTGGTATTGACACAATTACACTATTTGATGCAAGTGAATTTTCTGTAAAAATTGCTGGTGAAGTAAAAGATTTCGATCCTACAACTGTTATGGACAAAAAAGAAGTAAAAAAAGCTGATAGATTTATTCAATTAGGTATAAAAGCTGCTCTTGAAGCTATGATTGATTCTGGTTATGTAACACAAGAAAATAAAAAAGTTGATGCTTCTATTGCAGATAGATTTGGAATGATTTCTGGTTCTGGAATTGGTGGTTTATCAACGATTGAAAGAAATTCTGTTGTTTGCGAAACAAAAGGTTCAAGAAAAGTTTCACCTTTCTTTATTCCATCATCACTTGCTAATATGTTAAGTGGATTTATTTCTATTGAACATAATTTAAGAGGTCCATCATTGGCACATGTTACTGCTTGTGCTGCTTCAACACATGCTTTAAATGATGCTGTAAAAACTATAATGATTGGTGGAGCAGATAGAGTTTTAGTAGTAGGTGCAGAAAGTGCAATTTGTGGTGCAGGAGTTGCAGGATTTGCAGCGATGAAAGCATTATCGACAAGAAATGATGAGCCTAAAAAATCGTCTAGACCATTTGATATTGATAGAGATGGTTTTGTAATGGGAGAAGGTGCTGGAGCACTAGTTGTTGAAGATTTAGAAATAGCACTAGCACGTGGTGCTAAAATTTATGCTGAAATTATTGGATTCGGAGAATCAGGCGATGCTAATCACATCACTTCACCTGTTATGGATGGTCCGTTAAGAGCTATGAAAGCAGCATTTGAAATGGCAAAAAGCATTACTGGAGAATATCCAAAAATTGATTATATTAATGCACATGGAACATCAACTCCTGTTGGTGATAAAAATGAAACAGCAGCAATTAAAGCACTATTTGATGGAAAAGATATACCATTAGTTTCTTCAACTAAAGGTCAAATTGGACATTGTTTAGGAGCAGCAGGAGCTATTGAAGCTATTTTTACTATCAAGGCTCTTGAAGAGGGAATTATTCCTCCAACTATTAATATAGATAATCAAGACCCAGAATGTGATTTAGATTATGTTGCAAATGTTGCAAGAAAAGCAAATTTAACTACTGTTATGAGTAATAATTTTGGTTTTGGTGGAACTAATGGTTCTGTAATATTTAGAAAATATGAAAAATAA
- the accA gene encoding acetyl-CoA carboxylase carboxyl transferase subunit alpha, which produces MAAYLEFEDKIKKIEDDIIIAKTKADEHAVDILEKKLEKEVEKTFKNLSDYQKLQLARHPDRPYSLDYINGLLTNAYEIHGDRHYVDDHAIVCYLGYINDQKVLVIGEQKGRGTKDKLFRNFGMPNPEGYRKALRAAKMAEKFQIPILMLVDTPGAYPGIGAEERSQSEAIARNLYEFADLTTPTVSVVIGEGGSGGALAISVADKLAMMRYSVYAVISPEGCSAILWNDPSKVETAANALKITAENLKELNLIDDVINEPLIGAHRKKEEAILALKEYFLNSLTELKKLTPEERSNKKYEKIMNLGSFLEK; this is translated from the coding sequence TTGGCAGCTTACCTAGAATTCGAAGATAAAATCAAAAAAATTGAAGATGATATAATAATAGCTAAAACAAAAGCAGATGAACATGCTGTTGATATTTTAGAAAAAAAATTAGAAAAAGAAGTTGAAAAAACTTTCAAAAACTTAAGTGATTATCAAAAACTACAACTTGCACGACATCCAGATAGACCTTATTCACTAGACTATATAAATGGTTTACTAACAAATGCTTATGAAATTCATGGGGATAGACACTATGTAGATGACCATGCAATTGTATGTTATCTGGGATATATTAATGATCAAAAAGTATTAGTAATTGGTGAACAAAAAGGAAGAGGAACTAAAGATAAACTTTTCAGAAATTTCGGGATGCCAAATCCTGAAGGTTATAGAAAAGCATTAAGAGCAGCTAAAATGGCTGAGAAATTTCAAATTCCTATACTCATGTTAGTTGATACTCCGGGTGCATATCCAGGAATTGGAGCAGAAGAAAGAAGTCAAAGTGAAGCGATTGCAAGAAATTTATATGAATTTGCTGACTTAACAACTCCAACTGTTTCTGTTGTAATTGGAGAAGGTGGTTCAGGTGGTGCATTAGCAATTTCAGTTGCTGATAAACTAGCTATGATGAGATATTCTGTTTATGCTGTTATCTCACCAGAGGGATGTAGTGCTATATTGTGGAATGATCCTTCAAAAGTTGAAACTGCTGCAAATGCATTAAAAATTACAGCTGAAAACTTAAAAGAATTAAATTTGATTGATGATGTAATAAATGAACCATTAATTGGTGCACATAGAAAAAAAGAAGAGGCTATTCTAGCTTTAAAAGAGTATTTTTTAAACTCTTTAACTGAGTTAAAAAAATTAACTCCTGAAGAAAGATCTAATAAAAAATATGAAAAAATTATGAACTTAGGTTCTTTTTTAGAAAAATAA